AAAAAGTGAGTGGACGTGAAATCATTGCTGAATTGAAGCAATCAGTTAAAGAATCGCCCGAACGGGATAAGGCAGCTGCTGCACAAACGGAAAGCTATGAATACAAAGAGGGCTTATTTGGAGAACCGACTCCGGAATTGGCGGAGGATATGGCCGTGCAAGCGATTGAAGGACCAACCGCAATAGAGGCTGTGGAAAAGATCTATGGCGGTTACGCAGGTTTTGATAAAGAAGGAATCCTCTTTTTTGAAAATCAGATGAGTGGTGCGGAGCAATCCGGCATTTGGATCGGCGTGAAGGAGCCGGACGAGCGAGTTCAAAAGTTGCTTGATGAGCTACAGCCGAAAGTGGATGCAGGCGAAATCTTGGCGGAACCGATCTATATTTTCCGTAGTCCACATACGCAAAAGGAGCTATATGATCTGCAGGATGAAGTCGGACAAGCGTTAAAAGGGATGAGATCGGAACGGGGATCATATGGATTATCCGTAAATACAATTACAGGAATTGTTGAAATCAACCATGACTTTCTGAGACCGGATCAGCAGAAGGAACTGGAGAATATGTTCCCGAACAAGATATTCCAATTCGAACAGGAAGGCAGGATGGTTGCTGAGCCTGGGGAATCGAGCATTATTTATCCGAAGCAAACATTCACGAATACTCCTGTTTCGGAAGGTGGTTTCATATTATCAGCTAAGGAGGGGCAGTTCTTTATTGCAGGTGGAACTGAAGGTGCTGTCTATTACCAATTCCCGGAAGCGGATAAGCTGAAAATCGGCCAACGTGTGAAAGTTGAAGCCTCCGGCGGCATTATGGAATCCTATCCTGCGCAGGGTAGTGCAAAGTTTGTGGAAGTCTTGCCGGATTATAAACCAGTAAGCGCAACGCTTTCCGAATCGCAGGCTGTAGCAAAGGCCGTAGAAATGGCCGATGGAAAAACAGGATTTGGCTACTTGGTTATTCAAGAAATTTCTTTTGATGAGAAAGAAATGAAGTGGATCTTTAAAATTATTCAAGGTGAAAAGGAAGCAACGTTGGAAGTTGCAGATCAATAAAATTTAGAGCAACCGTCACTTGTGGCGGTTGTTTTTTTATGAGAAAAATGAGCGAATTGTAGTCAATCGGTGATAAATTCACCAGAATCGGTGGTAAAGTGCTGCGAATCGGTGTAACGGGCGTAGAATCGGTGGTAAACGTCCGAGAATCGGTGATAAACCTTGGCAATTCGGTGATAACCATTTTCCATCTTAGAAAACCTCCCCCTCGGTTTCCATCCACCGACCTTGGGTATGCTATCAGCAAAGGAGGGATAAAATTGTCGAAAAAACTACAGTCTGCTATTCGAGAGCACGCTTTCCCGTTGAATGATCAAGCACTTACTACGATTGTGGACGCAATTGGGGATGCACGGATTGTCCTTCTAGGCGAAGCGACGCATGGAACTTCAGAGTTTTACAAAGTTCGCGCGGCATTATCAAAACGACTTATTCAGGAAAAAGGATTCACTATAATTGCAGTTGAGGGAGATTGGCCATCCGCTCAGGCGGTTAATCGTTATGTGAAAGGATTCGATGAAGAGGGGAAATCCGCTCACCAAATACTGGCACAATCCTTCAATCGCTGGCCTACATGGATGTGGGCGAATGAAGAAGTTGCAGAGCTTGTCGAATGGTTGAAGAGTGACAATGACGGAAAGGATGCAGCCGAAAAGACAGGGTTTTACGGTATCGATATGTATAGCCTTTATGAGTCCATTGATGAAGTGCTTCGCTTTCTCAAGGAAAATCCGCAGTATAAAACCGATTTGGAGTTGGCAAAGAAGGCATTCTCTTGTTTCGAGCCGTATAATCGGATGCCTGAGCATTATGCGCTGTCGACAGCCCATTTCACAGGTGAATGCATTCGCGAGGTCACAAACTTGCTGACGACGATCCGCAGTCATGAAGATCTTTATTCGAATGAACAGGAGAAGGACTTGAATGTGACGATGAATGCTTTAGTCGCGAAAAATGCTGAATCATATTATCGCGCAATGATGCAGGACGACGCCATCTCGTGGAATATACGCGATATGCATATGGTGGAGGCAATCAATGAAATTCTGAACTATCACGGAAGCGATGCGAAAATCATCATTTGGGAGCATAATACCCATGTCGGCGATGCGTCGGAAACATCGATGGCCAAGCACGATATGATCAATGTCGGTCAGCTCGTCCGGGAAAAGTATGGCAGAGAAGAAACATTTGCCATCGGTTTTGGAACATATGAAGGGACGGTCATTGCCGGCGAAAGCTGGGGCGAGCCGTTCCAAAAGATGAATGTGCCACCAGCCACGCTCAATTCATGGGAAGGGCAGATGCATGCAGCTAAACCTGAGGATCAAGTGATACTATTCACGGAGGAAAACCGTCATTTATTCAATGAATGGATCGGCCATCGCGCAATTGGGGTCGTCTATAATCCGGAGTTCGAGGCGTATGGGAACTATGTGTCGTCGCGCGTTGGTAATCGATATGATTCTTTTATTTTTGTGGATCAAACAAATGCGCTGAAACCATTCAACAAATAAGAGCCATGCCTCGATTGCACGGCTCTTTCCTTTAAAGTATGGCATTCGCTATGATTTTATCAAGTTTACGGATATCGACTTTTTTACTCAGATTCAATTTGAGTTTTCCTGCCTTTGTCCATAGTTCGATTTCTGCGTTAAAATCGATCCGACCCGCATTTTCACTGGAATACATAGTAATCGATTTGAATGGGATTGTGTAGATTCCACCTTTTTACCTGTAAGTCCTTGCTTGTCCGCGATGATGAATCGTTTATTTGTAACGACTGCAACGTCACGAATTGTTTTATACGCAACCTCGGCCACTTCACCGTCAATAAGCAAATCCTTAATCTCCTCCGGAACTGGAACTTCTTCTGTAAACGTCCAAGCCATCAGTGCAGTTAAATCAGCCATTGGAACCCCTCCTTTTATTTTATAATTTTATCATCACATATGTGAGTATAGAAGTATAGAAGGATATTGAATTCTGGAAAAATATCTTTCTACCTATTTACGATTAAAACACAACATGTTAGGGTAATAGATGTACATAGCACACAACATATAGTATCGAACGATGGAATGGTACCGTTATCGGTTTAAAAGGGAATCCGCAAATCGGAGCTGTCCCCGCAACTGTAAACGCAGACGACCGTCTCAAAAACCACTGCAGCATGTAGCTGCGGGAAGGGGAGATGGAAGGAGGAAGCGTTAGCCAGTAGACCTGCCGTCCATCGTCCAGCGACACTTTCTTCGGGGGTTGAGAGGTGGAAGCGAGCGGGTTTTTGCTTTCATTTTTCAAGAGGGACCCGATCTGTTTCCTAATCTAAATCCATGAGCGATGACTCTACCGAAAAGGTGGAATCATCGCTTTTTTCATTGCCAAGCCTAACTTAAAGGAGATGGATGATGTGACGATTATCACTGAAACAACAGGCATTATGGACAAGCTTCTAGCGGAATTTGGTGCGGAGAAGTTGGAGCCGCTTTTGACGGCGAGTTCGCGTTGGAAGGAGCGGCACCCTGAAGGGACTGACTCCGATTGGTCGAAAGCGATGATTTTGGAGGCGCTCAGCAATATTGACGAAGCGTCAGCATACTGGACATTCGTTGCTGCGCGAATCTATTTGCAGGAAGTTTATTTCCGCCAGGAAAGTGTAAGGGGGGCGAAAGCGTATACGGATTTTGCCGACAATGTGGAGCGGCTCATTAAGAAAGGCTTGTATACATCTGTTTTGATTGAAAAATATTCCCGCGATGAATTGGAGGAGGTAGGAAAGTTCCTAGAACCAGAGCGGGACAAGCTGTTCACGTATATTGGATTGAAAACGCTTGTGGATCGGTACGTTGCGGTTGATTTCAATAAAGATCCTGTCGAATTGCCGCAGGAACGTTGGCTCATCATCGCGATGACGCTCATGCAAAATGAAACTGAGAACCGCCTCGGGAAAGTGGCGGAGGCGTATTGGGCAATGAGCAACCTATATATGACTGTAGCGACGCCTACGCTTTCGAACGCAGGCAAGCCGCATGGCCAGCTGTCCAGCTGCTTCATTGATACGGTCGATGATTCGCTGCAAGGCATTTATGATAGCAATACCGATATTGCCAATCTATCGAAATATGGTGGGGGCATCGGAGTTTACATGGGCAAGGTCCGTTCGCGCGGTTCTTCGATAAGAGGATTCAAAGGGGCTTCGAGTGGCGTCCTGCCTTGGATTAAGCAGCTGAATAATACAGCCGTCAGCGTTGATCAGCTCGGCCAACGTCAAGGAGCAATCGCCGTTTACCTCGATGTATGGCATAAAGATATTTTCACATTTCTTGATCTGAAGCTGAACAATGGAGACGATCGCTTGCGTGCACATGATATTTTCACTGGCGTCTGCTTGCCGGATATTTTCATGGAGCAAGTCGAAGCCCGTGGTGATTGGCATTTATTCGACCCACATGAAGTGCGTACAGTAATGGGGTATTCATTGGAAGATCATTATGATGAAACGAAGGGAACCGGTTCGTTCCGCGTGAAGTACGAGGAATGTGTCAACCATCCCGAACTGACGAAAGAGACCGTCCCGGCGATTGAAATTATGAAACGCATCATGCGCAGCCAGCTCGAAACAGGGACGCCGTTTATGTTTTACCGTGATGAAGTGAATCGGGCGAATCCGAATAAGCATGAAGGTATGGTGTATTCGAGTAATCTGTGTACAGAAATAACTCAAAATCAGAGTCCGACACAATTCGAGTCCGTCTCGCTCAAAGAAGATATCGTCATCACCCGTTCGAAGCCCGGCGATTTTGTCGTATGCAATTTGTCGTCCGTAAACCTTGGACGTGCTGTTCCTGCGGATGTATTGGAACGGCTCGTCACAATCCAAGTCCGCATGCTCGACAACGTCATTGATTTGAATAAAATACCGGTCGTGCAGGCGCAACGGACGAATGCCCGTTACCGGGGTATCGGACTCGGGACGTTCGGTTGGCATCATTTGCTTGCGTTGAAGAACATCCAATGGGAATCGGATGATGCGGTAGAGTTTGCGGATGAGCTCTATGAGAAAATAGCGTATTTAACGATTAAAGCTTCAATGGAACTGGCAAGTGAAAAAGGGGCGTATCCTTTATTCGAAGAATCGGATTGGCAAACAGGGGTTTATTTCGAGCAACGTCAATACGACTCGAAGGAATGGCGTGACCTGCGCTTCGATGTTGCTACGAACGGCATCCGGAACGGTTATTTGATGGCAGTTGCGCCGAATAGCTCGACGTCAGTCATCGCTGGATCTACGGCTTCAATCGATCCAATATTTAAACCGTTTTATCATGAGGAAAAGAAAGACTACAAGCTGCCGGTCATTGCGCCAGATCTTGATCACAACACATATGACGTATACCGCCGCTCCGCGTATATTGTCGATCAGCGCTGGTCCATCAAGCAGAATGCTGCAAGACAGCGCCATATCGACCAGGCGATCTCGTTCAATATTTACGTGCCGAACAATATCCGCGCATCCGTCCTCCTCGATTTGCATATGCAAGCGTGGAAATCTGGCATGAAAACGACGTATTACATGAGATCGACGGCATCTGACATCGAGGAGTGCGAATGGTGTCATTCCTGATAGCCTATGCTTCATGGAGCGGCAATACGGAGGAAGTGGCGGAAATTGTGGAGGAGACGCTGCTGTCTGAAGGGATGGATGTGACGGTGCATCGGATCGGAAGTGGTCCGGTACCGGATCCACGCAGATTCGATGCGATGGTCATCGGTTCATTCACATGGGACAAGGGCTCCACGCCTGACGAAGTGAAGGATTTCGTCGCGGGTGTCGGTTACAAACCGAGGAATGTGTATGTCTTCGGAACAGGGGATACGCAGTTTGGAGGGGACGAGTTGTTTTGTGGAGCTGCTGTCAAGCTGGCGCGGTTTTATGAATCGAAATTTGAACCTCTTAAAATTGAACAAAGCCCCCGTGGTATCCAAGAAATGAAAGTCATCGAATGGTCGAAAGGAGTCGTTCAACATTGGCAACACTTACACGCGTTAAAGTGCTAAACCCGGCACATCCAAATAAATCAACAGCGATTTTCGGCGGGGAAGCGAGTGGGATTCTGAATTGGAATGATCTGGCCCATCCGCACTTCTACACATTGCGACAAAAAATACGCTCCCTTTTTTGGACGGCGAATGAAGTCGATATGACGCAGGACGTGAAGCAATTTCCGAACTTATCGAAAGCAGAGCAGGAAGCTTTCCTCAAGATTATCGGATTGCTTGCGACGCTCGACGGTCCCCAAACCGTTATCGCCATGAAGATTGCGGATTTCGCAACCGATCCTTCGGTGAAATCAATCATGGCGACGATTGCCGATCAGGAAAGCGAGCATAACCATAGCTACGCGTATGTCCTTTCATCCGTGACGACACTCGACAAGCAAATGGCTTCATTTGAAATGGGCCGTACCGACGAAGTGCTTTTGAAACGGAATGAGCGGATCGTTGACATTTACAACGAATTCGCCGAGAATCCCACGATTGAAACGGTATTAAAAGCGATGGTGTACACTACATTGCTGGAAGGTTTGTTCTTCTACAGCGGCTTTGCATTCTTCTATAATCTCGCGCGACACCAGAAAATGGTCGGCACATCGACAATGATTTCCTACATTAATCGGGATGAATTGCAGCACGGCAAAGCAATCAGCGACATTTTTCGCGCTGCGCTTGCTGAAAATCCTGAGTATAATACCGAAGCTTTTACAGAATGGATTTATGATCAATTCCGCCATTCGGTCGAACAGGAAATCATCTGGAGTCGTTATGTGCTAGGGGAGATTGACGGCATCGATCTGGATGAAATGGCGGGCTACGTCAAATACCGTGCGAATAAAATGCTTCGTATGCTTGGACTAAGTGAAATCTACCCCGAGTTTACGGATAATCCAATGAAATGGATTCGCGCCTACGTCGACAATTTCGACGATACAAAGACGGATTTCTTTGAGCAGACGTCACGGCAATACGTAAAAACGAGCGATTTGAATGGGTTTGATGATTTATAAGAATGAAAAGAACGCTGGCTATTCAACTCGGCCATGCGTTCTTTTTATCATTTATTCCCGGTCAGCCGCTCGCTCGTATCCATTACATCACCGGCAATCCGCTTATTGAATGTCTTCCGCCAGCTCGCCGATAATTCATCCAACTGAAGAATTTTCCGTGCGCCGT
The sequence above is drawn from the Sporosarcina luteola genome and encodes:
- a CDS encoding ribonucleotide-diphosphate reductase subunit beta, producing MVERSRSTLATLTRVKVLNPAHPNKSTAIFGGEASGILNWNDLAHPHFYTLRQKIRSLFWTANEVDMTQDVKQFPNLSKAEQEAFLKIIGLLATLDGPQTVIAMKIADFATDPSVKSIMATIADQESEHNHSYAYVLSSVTTLDKQMASFEMGRTDEVLLKRNERIVDIYNEFAENPTIETVLKAMVYTTLLEGLFFYSGFAFFYNLARHQKMVGTSTMISYINRDELQHGKAISDIFRAALAENPEYNTEAFTEWIYDQFRHSVEQEIIWSRYVLGEIDGIDLDEMAGYVKYRANKMLRMLGLSEIYPEFTDNPMKWIRAYVDNFDDTKTDFFEQTSRQYVKTSDLNGFDDL
- a CDS encoding ribonucleoside-diphosphate reductase subunit alpha; protein product: MDDVTIITETTGIMDKLLAEFGAEKLEPLLTASSRWKERHPEGTDSDWSKAMILEALSNIDEASAYWTFVAARIYLQEVYFRQESVRGAKAYTDFADNVERLIKKGLYTSVLIEKYSRDELEEVGKFLEPERDKLFTYIGLKTLVDRYVAVDFNKDPVELPQERWLIIAMTLMQNETENRLGKVAEAYWAMSNLYMTVATPTLSNAGKPHGQLSSCFIDTVDDSLQGIYDSNTDIANLSKYGGGIGVYMGKVRSRGSSIRGFKGASSGVLPWIKQLNNTAVSVDQLGQRQGAIAVYLDVWHKDIFTFLDLKLNNGDDRLRAHDIFTGVCLPDIFMEQVEARGDWHLFDPHEVRTVMGYSLEDHYDETKGTGSFRVKYEECVNHPELTKETVPAIEIMKRIMRSQLETGTPFMFYRDEVNRANPNKHEGMVYSSNLCTEITQNQSPTQFESVSLKEDIVITRSKPGDFVVCNLSSVNLGRAVPADVLERLVTIQVRMLDNVIDLNKIPVVQAQRTNARYRGIGLGTFGWHHLLALKNIQWESDDAVEFADELYEKIAYLTIKASMELASEKGAYPLFEESDWQTGVYFEQRQYDSKEWRDLRFDVATNGIRNGYLMAVAPNSSTSVIAGSTASIDPIFKPFYHEEKKDYKLPVIAPDLDHNTYDVYRRSAYIVDQRWSIKQNAARQRHIDQAISFNIYVPNNIRASVLLDLHMQAWKSGMKTTYYMRSTASDIEECEWCHS
- a CDS encoding erythromycin esterase family protein, yielding MSKKLQSAIREHAFPLNDQALTTIVDAIGDARIVLLGEATHGTSEFYKVRAALSKRLIQEKGFTIIAVEGDWPSAQAVNRYVKGFDEEGKSAHQILAQSFNRWPTWMWANEEVAELVEWLKSDNDGKDAAEKTGFYGIDMYSLYESIDEVLRFLKENPQYKTDLELAKKAFSCFEPYNRMPEHYALSTAHFTGECIREVTNLLTTIRSHEDLYSNEQEKDLNVTMNALVAKNAESYYRAMMQDDAISWNIRDMHMVEAINEILNYHGSDAKIIIWEHNTHVGDASETSMAKHDMINVGQLVREKYGREETFAIGFGTYEGTVIAGESWGEPFQKMNVPPATLNSWEGQMHAAKPEDQVILFTEENRHLFNEWIGHRAIGVVYNPEFEAYGNYVSSRVGNRYDSFIFVDQTNALKPFNK
- a CDS encoding flavodoxin produces the protein MVSFLIAYASWSGNTEEVAEIVEETLLSEGMDVTVHRIGSGPVPDPRRFDAMVIGSFTWDKGSTPDEVKDFVAGVGYKPRNVYVFGTGDTQFGGDELFCGAAVKLARFYESKFEPLKIEQSPRGIQEMKVIEWSKGVVQHWQHLHALKC
- a CDS encoding DUF3221 domain-containing protein, encoding MKYSVSLIMVSAALLLGGCGTAGTDASSINGTVVESGKKSVKKVSGREIIAELKQSVKESPERDKAAAAQTESYEYKEGLFGEPTPELAEDMAVQAIEGPTAIEAVEKIYGGYAGFDKEGILFFENQMSGAEQSGIWIGVKEPDERVQKLLDELQPKVDAGEILAEPIYIFRSPHTQKELYDLQDEVGQALKGMRSERGSYGLSVNTITGIVEINHDFLRPDQQKELENMFPNKIFQFEQEGRMVAEPGESSIIYPKQTFTNTPVSEGGFILSAKEGQFFIAGGTEGAVYYQFPEADKLKIGQRVKVEASGGIMESYPAQGSAKFVEVLPDYKPVSATLSESQAVAKAVEMADGKTGFGYLVIQEISFDEKEMKWIFKIIQGEKEATLEVADQ